One Candidatus Paracaedimonas acanthamoebae genomic region harbors:
- a CDS encoding ankyrin repeat domain-containing protein, whose translation MTALSMACCFGIELYVETLLKRGANISTQDNRGDTPLFHAIYASNPNIVDLLITHIISNNPLAYQEIMNHQNKDGLTPVMEAVRLGKIVHLEKLLTSERQYLKVTRKTSEKTLEEASSSSYEENIAEASRPLPVININASDLWGNTALTFAEDLPPNKCEQVQTLLLKNREDKDFDFYKLQRLRLLIEYQRNIYTRDNEGNTLGMRMVSYPPPSSYPQTFLQTSLWIKNKRKQNICELAEGRWSDEWIKNFIIPSAQEQYNQEILKLYDVPLNKVGDTALLIAARHNFQDIVRVLISCGSDVNAQNNRMQTPLMLLTSWFDTFKNSYSRDLRIFTFLFLHGADVNVETMEEEPRTVKNFYQYNAHLSALLDENILKQSLPTQSDYWKAYCNKILELKAVSSLLERNQRQEENINELILWDAVQPKSIAKSLRIATEKHNDFASYLRAFLWGNHFHFLSRNFFFLSIGQQKIFFLMFEKIKSSILTSYAR comes from the coding sequence TTGACAGCTTTATCTATGGCTTGTTGCTTTGGGATTGAGCTTTATGTAGAGACTTTATTGAAGAGAGGCGCAAATATTTCAACTCAAGATAATAGAGGGGATACGCCTCTTTTTCATGCAATATATGCAAGTAATCCAAATATAGTCGATTTATTGATCACTCATATTATTTCAAATAATCCTCTAGCTTATCAAGAAATAATGAACCATCAAAATAAGGATGGCCTTACGCCGGTTATGGAAGCTGTACGATTAGGAAAAATTGTCCATTTAGAAAAATTACTCACATCAGAGAGGCAATATTTAAAAGTTACAAGAAAAACTTCTGAAAAAACTCTTGAAGAGGCTTCTTCCTCTTCTTATGAAGAAAATATAGCTGAAGCTTCTCGCCCCTTACCCGTGATAAATATTAATGCATCAGATTTATGGGGAAATACAGCTTTAACTTTTGCTGAAGACCTGCCGCCTAATAAATGTGAACAAGTTCAAACACTACTTTTAAAAAACAGGGAAGACAAGGATTTTGATTTTTATAAACTGCAAAGGCTTCGTCTTCTTATAGAATACCAGAGGAACATTTATACTCGAGACAATGAAGGTAATACTTTAGGGATGAGAATGGTAAGTTACCCTCCTCCTTCGTCTTATCCCCAAACTTTCTTGCAGACTAGCTTATGGATTAAAAATAAAAGAAAACAAAATATCTGTGAACTTGCCGAAGGCAGGTGGTCTGATGAGTGGATTAAAAATTTTATAATTCCAAGTGCACAGGAACAATACAATCAAGAAATTCTTAAGTTATATGATGTTCCCCTAAATAAAGTTGGCGATACAGCCCTTTTGATTGCAGCGCGTCATAATTTTCAAGATATTGTGCGTGTCTTAATTTCTTGTGGGAGCGATGTGAATGCTCAGAATAATAGAATGCAGACGCCTCTTATGTTGCTTACTTCTTGGTTTGATACTTTTAAAAATAGTTATTCCAGAGATTTGCGTATTTTTACGTTTTTATTTTTGCATGGTGCAGATGTAAATGTAGAAACGATGGAAGAAGAACCAAGAACGGTTAAGAATTTTTATCAATATAATGCCCATCTTTCAGCTCTTTTGGATGAAAATATTCTGAAACAATCTTTACCGACACAATCAGATTATTGGAAAGCTTATTGTAATAAAATCTTAGAGCTTAAAGCGGTTTCATCCCTATTAGAACGCAATCAACGACAAGAAGAAAATATAAATGAGTTAATCTTATGGGATGCCGTTCAACCGAAGAGTATCGCTAAATCATTAAGAATCGCAACGGAAAAACATAATGATTTTGCAAGCTACTTAAGAGCCTTTTTATGGGGCAATCATTTCCACTTCTTAAGTCGAAATTTCTTTTTTCTTTCTATAGGTCAGCAAAAGATTTTTTTCTTGATGTTCGAAAAAATTAAATCTAGCATTTTAACCTCTTACGCCCGTTAA